A genome region from Solirubrobacter pauli includes the following:
- a CDS encoding response regulator has protein sequence MTRVLLADDQALVRAGFKALLASQPDIDVVGEAADGVEALRLARAERPDIVLMDVRMPRMDGLEATQQITADRTLVGTRVIVLTTFELDEYVFGALRAGASGFLLKDIDPPDLLSAVRVVAGGDALLAPRLTRRLIEAFVAQDRAVVVEGDELAELTPREREVLALVGRGLSNAEIADTLVLSPLTAKTHVARLFQKLDARDRAQLVVLAYESGLVVPGTG, from the coding sequence GTGACCCGCGTCCTGCTCGCCGACGACCAGGCGCTCGTGCGGGCCGGCTTCAAGGCCTTGCTCGCCTCGCAGCCGGACATCGACGTCGTCGGCGAGGCCGCCGACGGCGTCGAGGCGCTGCGCCTCGCTCGCGCCGAGCGGCCCGACATCGTGCTGATGGACGTGCGCATGCCGCGCATGGACGGGCTCGAGGCGACGCAGCAGATCACCGCCGACCGCACCCTCGTCGGCACCCGCGTGATCGTGCTCACCACCTTCGAGCTCGACGAGTACGTGTTCGGCGCGCTGCGCGCCGGCGCGTCGGGCTTCCTGCTCAAGGACATCGACCCGCCGGACCTGCTGAGCGCCGTCCGCGTGGTCGCCGGGGGCGACGCGCTGCTCGCGCCGCGGCTCACCCGGCGCCTGATCGAGGCGTTCGTCGCCCAGGACCGTGCCGTGGTCGTCGAAGGCGACGAGCTGGCCGAGCTGACGCCGCGTGAGCGCGAGGTGCTGGCGCTCGTCGGCCGCGGGCTCTCGAACGCCGAGATCGCCGACACGCTCGTGCTGTCGCCCCTGACCGCCAAGACGCACGTCGCGCGGCTGTTCCAGAAGCTCGACGCGCGCGACCGGGCCCAGCTCGTCGTGCTCGCGTACGAGTCGGGCCTGGTCGTCCCGGGGACCGGCTAG